Part of the Anguilla rostrata isolate EN2019 chromosome 10, ASM1855537v3, whole genome shotgun sequence genome, ATCTAGCTAAACAAAACTGCGAAGAAGAGTTCTACCTACAGCTAAGCATAACAAagtgccttataaaccttagaaacactaaaagtgcatctccacaaaataacagacaacggagcaggacagaagggtacacatgTTGCAACCTAGGGAGCTCAAATTCTATGAGCTTCCTGAtcagtgggcagaaacctggcaaatgaaattcaaaataactaaatgtaaagttaTACGTGTGGAGTATAAAAACatagggcaggattactttatgggtggtacaaaattagaatgtgtatatgtagaaaaagacttgggagtaatagttgatcaaagctTATCAGGGTCTGgttaatgtgctgtagcagtaaaaaaaaaaaaaatagccaacaggatgctgggatacatagccaggagtattgagtataaatctgaggagatcatactcaccctatacaatacccttgtcagaccatacttagagtattgtgtgcagttctggggaccgtactacaaaaAAGATATAGAGGCAAAGGTCCAAAGACGGGCAACCAGATTGATTCTGAgtataaaagataagtgttatGAGGAAAGGCTGGCGATGCTTGAACTTTTCCAGTAAAAGGAGATTACCTTTTATTAAaaggattaacaaagtgaactacaggaaattattcaagttgagttcgGTTAGCAaaacgagggggcataaatggaaactggcaacGGGTAAATttcacagacattaggaaatattttttccacacagagagtattcagtgtgtggaatagctGGCCTGaacatgtagtggaggcagaaacactgggggtattcaaggcccggcttgatacagtgttagatactatctatcttttaggtaaactaagaattaagtacagtttagtggtaggaatagatgagcagtgttgggctgaatggccacTTCTCACCTTAAGTTGTGTTATGttataattttgtcaatcaaggctcattGGATGGCCATGAAATCAGTGAATACATATACTGgggacattttttgttgttctgatGGTGCAAGCGTCTTTTATACTTAcaccaccgcaccctttgtcacagccattgttatacatacagtcccctccaaaagtattggaacagaaaggtcaattcctttgtttttgctatgcactgaagacaattgagtttgaggtcaaaagatatacatgagatgacagatccgaatctcagcttttatttcctggtatttttatctagatttgttaaacaacttagaacatatcacattttgtatcagacaacccaatttttaggtgagcaaaagtattggaacatgtgactgacaggtgtttcttgttgcccagatgtgtcctgttagattgattggttaaacaataaatagttctgaatatctactcttggttttagccttgggttttgcctgtgaaaactgcatttgtggtataaaagataaactaacatgaagaccagagagctgtctttgggagaaaagcaagcttagaaaagagggtAAATtgatcagagccattgcacaagcattggggaaAGCTTGTACGACAacctggaatgtcctgaaaaagaaagaaaccgctggcgtactgagcaacagatatcgaacaggtcgaccaaggaaaacaacagcagttgatgacagaaacattgtgaaagctgtgaagaaaaacctcaaaacatcagtcagtgacatcacaaacaatctccacgggacaggggtgaaggtatctcaactgttcgaagaagacttagagagcagcaatatagaggctataccacaagatgcaaaccactcatcagtagtaagaatcggaagacgagattacaatttgcaaagaagtacagaaatgagccacaaaagtcctgaaacaaagttttatggactgatgagaccaagattaacctctaccaaagtgatggaaaggccaaagtgtggagaaagaagggatctgctcatgatccaaaacatataagctcatctgtgaagcacggtggaggaagtgtcatggcttggacttgcatggctgcttctggagtgggctcactaatcttattgatgatgtaactcatgatggtagcagcaggatgaattcagaagtctacgaaaacattctgtctgccaacttttggaggggactgtatatagCAAAGGGACAGTTCTGAATGGTAAACGCTGATCagagactgtacaaattcacacaaggatagccataatccacaaccatttcttaaagggttacttCACATTCACACGAATCATATCCTCAACTTGGCACCCCCAAAATCTCGCTCTGCCTCCAAATCAAACCAGTCTACATCTGGGAGACTGCCTACGCTGTATGcctgtttgcatgtatgtatgtgtacgcatACTTCTCAtagtctacatttatatgcattactgttctcactttctcataacaaacactttgcaaaaagaaacatctcataaaaaacaccttttcaacgtacaaaaatgccaagttactcacacacacaaagcactgtctataactcgcAAAATAATAAGCACccaacatacgcacacacatacactcacatacatctTTATCTGTGCCATAAATCACAATTTCCAcccatgtttattttaataatgattgTTTAATAATAGATACActttattacaaaaacaaacaaaactaaacaaatttATCCAGGGCTTGTGAGGTCCAACAATACAGGGTATTCCAGCATTTACCTATTATCTAAAAACTAAAGACCTCATCTCTGAACACCAGTAAAGATGTCCAAAGCTTTAGATGTCTAAACTTTTTAGAAGCAGCAAGTCATCTTCAGGTTATCTCCAGATGAAAGTGTTTTCAAAGGTGTTAATACCTGAACTCATCATTTCACAAGAAGTACTACACTGTAATAATTTTGATTTACTCCTCCTcgaaatgaaaatggaataaTTGTTGAGAAAGTATGACAATATAAATGGGGATGGCATATATTAGATTTTCGATAGatttatgtattaaaaatgtatttccatagtgcttgaaaacaataattgtaTTATCTGCCAACCAACCAAACTGAAATAAAGTAAAGAAGGAGAATAATGACACTTTCATCTGATCATCCAATGTAGGATGACAATGTTATATTATTGGGCACAGGGTATTATTTTCcttcagttcattttattttgtaaatcacCATCAAACGTAATATATTCAGCATCATGATTTTTATTACCACTTTCTGTCTCACCTGCTTTAGTGTTTTCCTGTGGGAAAGGGGTATGGCTGAGATTTAATGCTCATTCTTTAGCCTCCTACCACCCATGCTGCCCCCTCCCatcccacaaaaaaagaaaccacaatAAACATAATGAAGAAACTGGGCCTGCCAAGTGTCCTTCACATTCCCAGCCAGAGAAAGCAGTCCAGAACATCAAAATTGTAGAGGAAGGGACTCTGATGTGTCAGCAATTGTTTACCCATTTCTAataagctgtgtgtgcatgtgcatgtgttaggaagtgtatgagtgaatgagagagcaaggaagagagagagatacagtgtatgtgtatttacCAGGTTCTACAggcttttgtgtttatgtatctgtttgaatgtttgtaatatgtcattttgtgtttaagtgtgtgtgtgtgcatgtacgtgtctgaatgtgtgtgtgtgtgtgtgtgtgtgtgaaatctaCTGTCTTCTGTTTTGCCTTGTGAAGGTCTGGTCACTATGGTAATGAGTGCAGAGCTGTGTAAAATCGCCTAATGCAGTTTGGGTTGCCGACATGCAGAGTTATGAAGGGTGAACCCTTCTACTTTCAGAAACCGCCTGCAGGGTATAGTCAAAGTCTGCTCCAAAATTTTTGGACTCCCTGTCAGAGCCCTCTCCACCCTATGCGAGCAGCAGATGCTAAGGTCAGCTGGCAGGATCCTACAGGACCCCACACGCAGTAATTGGTCTCATTTTATGAGGCTAAAAGCACAGTCAGTTATGATAAAAGCTTATTTTAAAGGTGGGtggtcaaaatgaaaatgcagtcaCACgtgaatatttgaaaatataaaaaccatGATGCCTACATCTTGCAACATGGAAAAGTAAATATACTGAAAAAGATTGTCACGTCACCACTCGGCTCATTTTATGAGAAATAGATAAAGAAGTGGAAGATTGCAGTGAGGGGAACCATATTTAGAAGGAATTTCctgttgtgaaaaaaataaccattatgaatattcaagaaaaatagttttttctgttattgtcctaataaaaataaaaataaaacaccctgTACTGATGAACACTGCAgtcacaacaaaatgtattgaattacatatttttgatTCTGTTATACTTGCCAAGGACTCATTTGAAGGCAActttgaaatgaactgaaaaggtGTTGCAGAGTACTGTAAATAATGTTGGAGTGCTGTACTAATATTGTCTACTATCCATTTAAAGCtctttaatataatttaatatgtcTTTACAGAATTACATAGAATATTTActttaagcaaaataaatattacaggtaggcagtgtacattttttgtgtttgaatttatttatgtgtgtgtttgtgtacatgtgactatgcacacatactgaaaataaattctggTAATTTAATTGTACTGCCTTTCTTCATTATGAATTGGGAATATCACTACTGATTGTTATATGTATATGACAGTACCAAAACCTTTAAAAACCAACTGACATTCTGTACATTAACCCTTTCCAGTCCGAGCATTCTTACAAGCCAAATTCCTCATTTCCGTTTCATGTCTGTGCCCCTGCCAAATAAAAGGgatcatgattaaaaaaatatatctctGTGAAAATAACTATGAATTGAGAATATCACTATTCATTGTTAGATGTATATGACAATAgcaatcctttaaaaaaataaccaaataaagAGATTCTGTGCATTAAGTGAGGAATGTAAAACAGGAGATTAGAATCTGGTCATCCATGCTGGCCCTGAAACCCCTGTCCCCCAGCCCCTGCAGTCTGGGCATTTCAGGGACAAATCAGAAGGTGAAGGCATAGACCACGCCCACTACCACAATGTTGCCGATGGTGGCAATGATGGCGACCCACAGCCAGATTGCATCCCGAGACATGGGCTGTGGCTCCTCCTGTTGCCCGTGGGCTATGATTGCAGCTGCATGGACACTGGCTGAGGAGTTGAAGAGCGaatggtcagtgctgtagtCGTCGTTGGGGGAGTCCATGAATGCTCCCGTCATGACAGGGATCTAAAAAGCAAGAGAGGAAAATCTAAGTACAATCACAGTCCTTATAACTGTGGACACTCAGCTGTATTTTCCGGAACCAATGGTGCAAGGTGCATGGGCACTGTCAATGGCATAGGGCATGGGTACACTGGGTGTACCTACTGAATTCTGGTATTGTAGTGACCAGAGGCAAGGAGCACACAGCTCAAAGCATGAGGTGCAGATGGAAAAATGGGTGTAATTAGACTGAATATATTAACAGTTGCAGCTGGATTCAatcatagccaatcaaatgacctcttttcattccctttatgAGCCACACACTTTCTGGCTAGCATATTGTCAGATTCCGTGGTATACCACTATAATGGAAGACAAAGATATACTCATCAGAATAAGCAGAGGAAATGGACGTTCTTGAATGAGAAGTGCAGCATAGGgcactttttccaaaaattgagtttgaacaAATCTCATAAGagaaatttgtttgaattttctaCCATCACAATTTCAATacattgccaaaatgtatattataatggctctgttttaatttcagatcaaagatcacagaaataaaataagttgaTATCAAATGCTgctcaaacaaaagaaataaatacaatgcatGAGTCCATCATCAATGGCATGGCttactgaaaataaactgaactgACTGATATCCTGGTTGGAGAGCAGCTGCCGACTGCATGCGTTGCAGGGAACCTTCTGGGTATGTCTCAAAACCTGTAAGATTTTCAAATGGCACTCCTGTGGTGCGGTGTAGGTACAATTTTTTTGGctcctcattttcaaatgtatagCCAACAGGCTACGTGTATAGCATGACCCACAATTGAACTTAATTTTAAGCCACCTAAGGATATACCatccagacaaaacaataaaacaacttGTTTATCAGTCAGTGATATTGAGCATTGTTACATTAGCTTGGGAAGAGATAACTAATGCAgttaatgcatttacatttcatgcaGATATCATTTTAACTGTAGTcacataattcaaatgaaaaaatagttcaaattgcatttattgtcattaCAGACAGGTGCAAGAAAAGGAATAGAATGCAGTACCACAGGGCAACATAAGAATAGCCATAAACaattataaacagaaataaatacaggaattaacATTATAagaaagacaatgaacaataaaggCAAAGAATGCATTTGTCCAGCTTGGGGGATTCacatcaaagtcaaattggacagcatatgattCACCAAAATGGTTGACTGGCTATTGAATAGGTTATGATTTGACTGGGAAAGCCCCAAAATAAGCAACCTGCCATACAGTACACTGGGCTGCGATTTGCACCATGGATCTGGTCTAAGCGGGCAGGTGGCACAGGCGTGAATCGCAGACTATGCTGCACTTCACTGCTTGATCttcactgacacacccccaatAGCACATCTCCTTCTACTCCTGACAAATTAAAAAACGGGCTCAGTTGTGTCAAGATCCATGAAAAAAATGCCACTTTTCCAGTACGACAGCTCACCTCATGCCATGCACAGGCTGGAAAATACAACCATGCTAGTTCTTCttttaattcagtgttttattgAGGAATCAGTCATCAATACAAATATTTCTTGCAAACAGTCATTCTCTTAGAAAAACCCATcaaacccccctcaccccccacacacgggatatattcaaacatttaaatatagtaagccaaattgaagaaaaataaatgtttataacaataataaatataacatgGAATTTTAATGCAAAAGAAGCATTTTAACTGTGGTTGCAATGTCTCTCCACATCTCTATAGTACCTGATTTAGCGCCATTGAATCTAGCTGAAGACATCTCCATGTGCACAATGTCtaaaaaatctgcagcctgTTTGACAGTTAGCTGGTTTGGTGGCAGCCAGCACTGAACAACAATCTTTCTTGCAGCGGTCACACCAGCCATCCAgattttacattcttttttagTAAGCTTAGATCTGGAGATGTCAATGAAAAATGCCAGGATCCAACCATAGGCAGATGACAGCACGTTAACCACCTTTACCAGCCCAATTATAAGTttttcaaaaggttttttttttttgttacagttgAAGTcggaagtttacatacacttaggttgaagtcattaaaactcatttttaaccactccacagatttcatgttagcaaactatattgttggcaagtcagttaggacatctactttgtgcatgacacaagtaatttttccaacaattgtttacagacagattatttaacttttaattcactatatcacaattccagtgggtcagaagtttacatacactaagttgactgtgcatttaaacagcttggaaaattacagaaaatgatgtcatggctttagaaacttctgataggctaattgacattatttgagtCAATTGGAGTTGTAcctgtggatgtattttaaggtctaccttcaaactcagtgcctgtTTTCATGACATCATGGGAAAGTCAAAAGaaatcagccaagacctcagagtTCTGGTTGGTGTTTTTATATACACACGcattacagcccttttatatatacatatttacatagtTCCCCTTTAGGGGAGCAAAGTAATTGAACAAGTTAACCACTTAAAACCGAGGGAATTTTTAAAGAGTCACCTCTGTTGTAAATTCCATTatccattattgttttttattgtctttattCTGTCATGATTATATGTACTTATAATACTGGACAAATCcagatttctttttccagtcaTACCCCAGGATGTATACAACACCAGGAtaaaatttcagagtggattgAGCAAAGCATTGAGAAAACTGACATGCGCTTTCCCAAAGGTGGGCCCAAGTGTCCCCAAAACCTATCCAAACTGCACCAAAACTCTCCAAATTGGAATATTGTGCATATCTTTTTCCCAGCGATATTCCATTtcctgcaaaacaaatattctttacttacccattctctctttttgactAAGCCCTGGATTTCAGACAAATAGTGTCCTTATGGACAGTTtctatgtacaaaatgtgttcatcatGGTTACTTATTGTCAGGGTTCGCCCGGGTCCTTCCAGCACCAGCCGCTAGATGTCGCCAGCACTCCCTTATTCACTTTTGATTTCTttcacctgtgtctgtcctgATTACCCAGCCTCATTAAGTGTCATCTgttccacctgtgtcttgtttgGTTTTCTCTATTTATTCCATGTCTTTCGTTTCCAACTTTGCTCAGTCTTGAGTTTTCATGGACTCTGGTCTTACCTCTTGCTTCTTGTGCACTAAAAGTTCTGCTTGTTGTTAAAGTATATTTGGTCATTTAGAGTGTTTACTTGTTTCTTTGTTATCTGTCCTTTGTGTTCCTGTTTaagacctttgttttttttgtgtattaactttgttcatttttgggaGTCTCATCTCCGGTTTATTTTGTCTTCCCTTTGTTTAGCcttaattcagtgtttttgtagttttgctTTGCACTAGTAA contains:
- the LOC135233075 gene encoding uncharacterized protein C14orf132-like isoform X1; the protein is MDLSFMAAQVLRHTQKVPCNACSRQLLSNQDISQFSLFSIPVMTGAFMDSPNDDYSTDHSLFNSSASVHAAAIIAHGQQEEPQPMSRDAIWLWVAIIATIGNIVVVGVVYAFTF
- the LOC135233075 gene encoding uncharacterized protein C14orf132-like isoform X2, which produces MDLSFMAAQIPVMTGAFMDSPNDDYSTDHSLFNSSASVHAAAIIAHGQQEEPQPMSRDAIWLWVAIIATIGNIVVVGVVYAFTF